The Meiothermus sp. CFH 77666 genomic interval GATCAGCAGCAGGTCTTGCCAGCGATGATGGGTTTTCAAGTACTCGCGGGAATCGGGTATCTGGGCTAGATACGGCAACGGACTGGGGATGGAGACAGCTTTCATATGTGATTATGATAAAAGCCTGCTTTAGACGTTGGCTTGCGAGCTGTTTATGCGCTATCCTGTTCATGGGTGCGGGAGCACCTGCCGGCCTGGGAGTTGAATGGCGATTCGCTCCAGGCCGTTTTTTATTGGTAAATGCGACCATAGATTGTAAAAATACCGTGTCAGAAACAGATTTATTCGTATTCCAGGGTTCAGCATGCCCCGGATTGTTTATTAGTGCTTGCTTACAAGCCAAAGACGTGTATTAATAGTGCTCAGAGAGCGTTCATCCTGTTTCCATTGGAACGTATCAACCATCCCTTGGAAATAGCGATCATCCGGGACTTTGTTGGAATTTACAAAAAAAGCCGGGGTGCGGCCTGTGGATAACTCTGTGGATAACCCATTGTTTTCTGTGGATAACTTTGTGGGTATCCAGGCGTTTCTCGTCAAGAGAAGCCGGGTTTTTTCGATTGCGACGCAGTTTTTCTTGCAGACCCAATTGTGAAACGATTGTCAGTTTATGCGCTTTGTATTAGAGCGCCTTGACCCAGAACACCATCGGTTTGGCGGACGCCTGGGCCTGGCCCAGGTCTTGCCAGGAAAAATGACAAACCAGGTCGGGGCGCTTGGTAAACCCGCGCCGCTGCCAGAAGGCATCCAGCGGTACATAGTCGGAAGGCTTGAGGGGGTGGTTCGCCGGGCGTTCAACGGCACAGAACGTGACCAGCCGGTAGCCGAACTGTAGGGCCCTGGCCTCCCGGTGATGGAAAAAGGCTACCCCCAGCCCTTGCCCCCGGTAGGCCGCTTCCAGCACCGACTCCCCAAAGTAGTACCACTCGGCGGGGTTGAGCCCGGCCTTCACGAAGGGTTCCTGAAACTCGGCCTCGGCTTGGGCCAGGGGCAAAGCGGTGGAAGCCCCCACCACCCGTTCGCCATCGCGCACCACCACCAGGGTGCTCTCTGGCCACTCCAGAAACTTGGCCAGGTAGTGCTCCTCGTACTCGAGGCTCCCCTCGTACAGATAAGGCCACTCCCGAAAAACCGTCATCCGCAATCGGGCCAGCTCCGGGATGAAAGGCGCCACCTCGGCACCGGAGAAAACGTCTAGGCGCAGGCTCATGGTTTCCAAGATACACGACCTGTTGAGAAGGCAGCCCCTGCCTTTACAATCGAAAAGATGATTCTGAGTGCCACCCCACCCCCTGATGCCTTGCTGATTGATAGCCGCTCCCCCGCCGAGTATGCCCAGGGGCACCTGGAAGGTGCGCTCAACGTGGATCTATCGGGTTTTCGGGGGCGCTTGCGAACCGAGGAGGAGTTTCGGCAGCTCGAGCAAACCCTGGCCGACCTCAACGGGCGCCTTGGGGCGGGCCCCCAGAGGCCGGTGGTGGTCTACGACACGGGCCTTAATACCCGCCTGACCAAGACCGCCTTCATGCTGGCCCTGGGCGGTCTGGAGGTGTACTTGTGGCCGCAGGGTTGGGAAGGCCAGGCCACCAGCCAGGCCTCGGTTCAGCCTCGTGAGGGTGAACCCTGGGCCAGGCTCAACCGCGACATTCTCCTCACCGCCGATGAAATCATGCAGAATCCAGGAGGGTTGTTGCTGGACGTGCGCGAACCCCACGAGTTCGCCGCCGTCCGCATTCCCGGCGCGAAAAACATTCCCCTGGGGGCTTTCGGGCCGGATAATGCCGAGGCCCTGGGTCTGACACCTGGCCAGGCAGTGGGGGTTCACTGCCGCAGTGGCGCCCGCAGCGCCACGGCTTTCTGGCTGCTGCGGCAGCAGGGGGTGCTGGCCCGCAACTACCTGGGCAGCATGCTCGAGTGGGAAGCCGAGGCCGACCTGCCGGTGGAGCGGGGAACCTAACGAGTTTTGCCTGTAGGCTATGGGGTATGAAGGTACATGGTCTCAGCGTGGGCCCCTTACAAGAAAACACCTACTTGCTGGTGGGCGAGAGCGGACGGGGGGCCATAGTGGACCCTGGCGACGAGCCGGAGCGCATCCTGGCCGAGGTGCGCCGGGTGGGCCTGCGCCCGGAGGCCATCCTGCTGACCCACGCCCACTTCGACCATGTGGGGGCAGTGGCGCCCCTGGTGGAGGCCCTGAAGCTGCCAGTTTACCTGCATCCAGGCGACCTGGCCCTCTACCAGAACGCGGCTCAGAATGCGGCCCGCTGGGGCCTGTCCATTCCCCAGCCGCCCGAGCCTGTGGAGCCCCTGGCCGAGGGGCAGCAACTGGATTTGGGTCTGGGCCTATCCGTGCTATTCCTGCCCGGCCATGCGCCGGGGCATGTGGCTTTTTACGCCCCCGGCCACCTGGTGAGCGGGGATGTGCTCTTTCGGGGCGGTATTGGCCGCTACGACCTGCCGGGCAGCGATCCCCAGGCCCTGTTTGCCTCGCTGCAAAAACTGAAGAAGCTGCCCCCCCAGACGGTGGTCTACCCCGGTCATGGCCCCCTCACGACCCTTGCCGAAGAAATGGCCCATAATCCCTATCTTGCGGGCTAATCTCACGCCTCGAGCCCAGCACCCCTGACCCCAGGCTCTGTGGAGGGTGTTAGACTATACACGTGAGTGACCCGCTGGCCGAGTTGAACCGCCTACAGGAACGCGACCTCGAGCTTGACCAGATTCGCGAAGATCAGTCCCGCATTCCCGAGGAGCTCGCGCAGGCCCGCGCACACTTCAGGGCATTGGAGAACCAACTTGCCGGCGTGCAAGACCAGTTGCGCGAGGTGCGCCTGGCCTACCACAAGGCCGACCTCGAGCTACAAGACCTCAAGAACAAGCGTGAAAAAGCCAAGGCGGCCCAGGCCCAGGCCACCGGGGTCAAGGAGCAGACCCAGTACAGTGAACAAATTCGCCAGCTCTCGGGCCTGATCGAAGACCTCGAGGGCAGCAAAGAAGTGGCCGGCCAGATGATGCCCCTGATGGAACAGATGGATAAGCTTGAAAAAGAACTGGCCGAGATAAAAGCCCAGGTAGACGAGGCCAGGCCCAGGCTCGAGGCGCTGGAGGCCGCCAACCAGCAGCGAGTAAGCGACCTCGAGGCCACCTATCAGTCCAAAAAAGCCGACCGCGACCAGTTGGCTGCTACCATTCCCGCACCCATCGTCAAGGAGTATGAGTCCATCCGCAAGGCCCGCAAAGGCACCGGCCTGGCCAGAATGACCAAAACCAGCAACGGTTACCGCTGTACGGCCTGCAACGTCCAGCTCCCCATGCACGTGGCCCAGCAAATCCACCAGGCCCAGAAGGTGGTGCGCTGCCCCTCCTGTGGGCGCATCCTCTGGAAAGGGGAGTAGGCCCTACCCGCGATGCATAGGTTTTTGTTCAGCCTGTGGACGCTCTCTCTCTCATCGCCCGCCTGGGCGGTGTGTAACTGTACAGCGCAGCAGAAGGTGCTAACCCTGGTGGGCGTGGGCGTCCTGCTGGTGCTGGTGGGTCTGACCATATTCTGGATGGCTCGCAGGCAGTTGCGCGAGGCGGGCCGGGCGCAGGAGCCTGTGCAAGAACCCGGCTCGTTTTACCGTGTGACCGCCAGCTTTCAGGTCTACGACCTGCGCAGCCGTGAGATCGTCTACCGGGCCAGGAGCCGTGCGGAAGCGCTGGGCTGGGTGGAGCGAACCCTCCAGTTGAACCCCCCCTTCCCAAACCAGTAGTTTAGAGCTGTGCCCTATACCCCCATTCTGGCTACCCTTGGCTATGTGCTTTCGCCCGACGGCCAACAGGTTTTGCTGATTCACCGCAACGCCCGCCCCGACGACCCGGCTTTTGGCAAGTACAACGGGCTGGGGGGCAAGCTCGAGCCGACCGAAGACGTGGCCGCCGGTATGCGGCGGGAAATCCGGGAAGAAGCGGGCCTCGAGGCGCTCCAGCTCACCCTGCGGGGAACCCTCTCCTGGCCGGGTTTTGGCAAAAACGGCGAGGACTGGTTTGGCTTTATTTTTGTAATTCCCCTGTGGTCGGGCACCCCGCTCCAGACCAACCATGAGGGGTGCTTGGAATGGGTTCCCCTGGAAAAAGTAGTCCGACTCGAGCTACCCATGTGGCCCGGCGATAAACACTTTTTGCCCCTGGTGTTTGATGCCGACCCGCGCCCCTTCCACGGGGTAATGCCTTATTCGGACGGCCAGCCGGTAGCGTGGTCGTTCAGCCGCTGATACCAGGCCAGATTAACGCCATCTCATCCCAATTCCCTGAAGCTGTGCTAAGGTAGCGTTACGAGGCTTTAGCACTTTACGGTTATTTGTCACATTGTAGGAGAGTCAGGGGATTTATGATTACACTTCATCGTTCGGGCCAGTACCGCTTCTACGTCAACTCGGGCTACAACCTCGAGCAGCCCTATATTTGCGTCAAGCACGAGGGGCACTTCGCCAAGTTCTCGCTGCAA includes:
- a CDS encoding GNAT family N-acetyltransferase encodes the protein MSLRLDVFSGAEVAPFIPELARLRMTVFREWPYLYEGSLEYEEHYLAKFLEWPESTLVVVRDGERVVGASTALPLAQAEAEFQEPFVKAGLNPAEWYYFGESVLEAAYRGQGLGVAFFHHREARALQFGYRLVTFCAVERPANHPLKPSDYVPLDAFWQRRGFTKRPDLVCHFSWQDLGQAQASAKPMVFWVKAL
- a CDS encoding rhodanese-like domain-containing protein — encoded protein: MILSATPPPDALLIDSRSPAEYAQGHLEGALNVDLSGFRGRLRTEEEFRQLEQTLADLNGRLGAGPQRPVVVYDTGLNTRLTKTAFMLALGGLEVYLWPQGWEGQATSQASVQPREGEPWARLNRDILLTADEIMQNPGGLLLDVREPHEFAAVRIPGAKNIPLGAFGPDNAEALGLTPGQAVGVHCRSGARSATAFWLLRQQGVLARNYLGSMLEWEAEADLPVERGT
- a CDS encoding MBL fold metallo-hydrolase, yielding MKVHGLSVGPLQENTYLLVGESGRGAIVDPGDEPERILAEVRRVGLRPEAILLTHAHFDHVGAVAPLVEALKLPVYLHPGDLALYQNAAQNAARWGLSIPQPPEPVEPLAEGQQLDLGLGLSVLFLPGHAPGHVAFYAPGHLVSGDVLFRGGIGRYDLPGSDPQALFASLQKLKKLPPQTVVYPGHGPLTTLAEEMAHNPYLAG
- a CDS encoding C4-type zinc ribbon domain-containing protein, which encodes MSDPLAELNRLQERDLELDQIREDQSRIPEELAQARAHFRALENQLAGVQDQLREVRLAYHKADLELQDLKNKREKAKAAQAQATGVKEQTQYSEQIRQLSGLIEDLEGSKEVAGQMMPLMEQMDKLEKELAEIKAQVDEARPRLEALEAANQQRVSDLEATYQSKKADRDQLAATIPAPIVKEYESIRKARKGTGLARMTKTSNGYRCTACNVQLPMHVAQQIHQAQKVVRCPSCGRILWKGE
- a CDS encoding 8-oxo-dGTP diphosphatase, with the protein product MPYTPILATLGYVLSPDGQQVLLIHRNARPDDPAFGKYNGLGGKLEPTEDVAAGMRREIREEAGLEALQLTLRGTLSWPGFGKNGEDWFGFIFVIPLWSGTPLQTNHEGCLEWVPLEKVVRLELPMWPGDKHFLPLVFDADPRPFHGVMPYSDGQPVAWSFSR